GCCCCATTCCCAGTCGTAAGGTGGTTGCCATTCACGGATGGGACGCAGACGATCTACTTGAGTAACTATCGTAATTACAGGCAGATCTGTTACTTCTGCTTTCATATCTTTGAGAAAGTCTACATCCATTTGCAGCGCTGGATCGAGGGCAGGCGTGACTAACATTAGTAAATCTGCTTTTGTGGCATAGTCTAAAACTAGCTCCCGAAAATCTGCACGGTTGACTTGCTCATAACCAGGAGTATCCCACAATGTCAGGGTTTCATTACTGGAAGTCTGCCATTGGTAATTTTGAACTCGATCTGTACTAGGTAAAACATCAACGGCTGCGAGTTCTGACTGAAACAAAGTGTTAATTAAGCTGCTTTTTCCTGAACCTGTGCGCCCTACAAGCAGAATATTCACAGGTTTTTGCACAACAACTTCCGTCGGTTCTGCTTGGGTGAGGATTTCGCGGAGAGTTTGAGTTTTAGCATTAGGTAGCGTCGGCGTTGGCGAAGAAAATTCAGCAGTTGGTAAAGTACTACCACTATAAAGAGCGATCGCTTGTCGGCACAAATTCCGTAAAGCAGCTTCTCGCAGCATTTGGCTTAAATTTACCAGCAATTGCTGATTCGCTTGATTTGTATAGCTTTGACTAGCTTTTTTTGCGAAAGCTGCTGCGGGATTTAATAGCCACTGTGCCCAGTTCCAAGCTTGAAAGAGTTTGCGGGCGGATGGTTCCAATTTCCGGTAGACTTCGTATGCTTGGTAAGCTTGCCCAACTGTAACTTGATTGAGAGCAGGTGATAGCTTTTGTATCCATTGATCGAGGTCGTCTACAGTTCCCCGTATTAACCCGTAGGCTTGAGTCACGTAAATATTTAGCAGGGGATATTTAACTTCCGGATGGTAGATATGCGCGATCGCTACAACCAAATTTTGGCATCGCGTCCAAAAAGTTGACCAATCTTCCCAAATTGGGCGATCGTTTTGTGCTGCTTGCAAAACTTCATTTAAGGCTGCTTGAGCTTGACTAGTTGCGTCATTTCCGGCTGGTAGTTGGTTAGTTTCCGCAGCTGATGCTAATTCTTCGCTAACTTGTGCTAATGCGGCTTCCAGTTGCTCTACTTCCGGTCGAGTCCATGTGACTAGCAACCAACGCCAGCCGACGAATATCAGCGTGAACACAGCCCAAATCCAATTAATCCCCCATGCATGAATCTGGGAACCTGCGGCTACCAGCAAAAAAGTGATGATAAAAGCGATCGGTGTTGCTAATACAACCCACTGCCAAATTTTTAAACGCACCATTACCTGATACCTACCTGGATGAGACTTTTTGTACAAGGACGAATCAGCTGAGGAAAGCTAATTCTTGATAAAAATTACTCTTGTAAAAAGTCTATCGTTTCTAATTCAGGTGAAATGCTACAGCAATCATAAATCATTCGTCAGACACAGGATACCCGACTTCTTGAAGAAATCGGGTATCTGAATTTTGGTAATTAATTATATTGCGAAAGGCTAGGGCTTTTTTAGGCAGCATTCAAGTTTGTTTACACTAAGCGATCGCTATTTTAATTTTCAATTTGTAGGGTGCTGTTCGAGGAAAGGCAGATCGAGTTTGCAAGTCACATCATAGTTCCGAGAACAGCAAAACCAACTGTAAGAAGTAACTCAAGCGTAACAAAATTGTTCTGTTTTTGAGAGTTGCTCTAGTAATAATTCCGCAGATTTGCTCATTGTAGTGACGAACATACCTGTTGCACTTTCTGTATTTGATGTTATCCAAGTGCCTTTGAGAATAACTTCCATAGCAGCAGCATCACAAGGACAAATTTCTAAAATATTTGCTTGATTGAGTTGCTTTAAATCTGTGAGATGGGGCGATTCAGCAGGTACAAGAAATCCAGCCTGACTCGATTCGATGTAAATATTAGTTCCAGAATGCAAAGCTAAAATGACTCTCTGATTTAGCCAATTTTCTAAAGAGTCTTCGAGATATTCTAAGCTAAAGCTGTTTTCGGTGTAGGTAAGTTTTAACATATTGGTTGAGAGATAATTAATTTTTAGTTGCTTCATCTATGTATTGAGAATATTCCGGGGAATTTCCCCTAAGCCAACACAGTGTTAGAAGGTGGAAAGGCTTGTCAAATCTGGCTTAGAAGGTAAGGGAATTTATAAAACTTGGGGGAATCCCCGAACTTTATTTCGCTGATTGGATTAATCTAATAATCGCTATAGGTAGTCATAAAGTCTAAAAAATCTCTCACTACCTGCAATTGGGCTTCGTTGAGTAACTGCAAATGCTTGTGATAATAACCATCAGACTCAGTGAGAACAAAGACTGTATAGCTTGTACAGCCTAAATTTGCCGACTGACAATGTTTTAACGCCCAAATCATGTAAGCAGGAATATAGTAACGAAATCCTTTAGGATCGAAGAACGGAAACACATCACAAAACTCTGCAATCCACTGTTCGGGTACATCTTGCCATTTGCGATCGCAATCTATTTGACGACCAATCTTTTGCGCCTCTTCCATACTATGCCAATCATCTAGCGCCCTGGCTGCATGTAGTGAAATGCCATCTTCACGCTTGACACCATCAAAAGCAGCAGTAATCTTCTCAATGAGAGTTAGGCTGGCTTGTTTACCTAAAGTTTCGATGGTTTGCCAATTAGGAACTCGCACATCGTCAGCATTGGGACGACGTACATAGTTCAGCCATTCTTGCTCGCAAGCACCAAAGGCAATAAAGTTAAGTTGAGCTTGGCGTAAAGATACACGATTAGATCCGCCCCAGCTATATCCTGATTCATTACCATCATCTTCCCAAAAGCAAATTGGACAGATGAGGTACGTACCTGGTGGCTTTTCAGTCAGAGTTATGTAGCCACAACAAGGACAAGGATAAATTAGTTCAGTGTCCATGTTTCTGTTGAGTTAGATTAATTAATTTTGGAGTTCTAGCCTGAATCAACTATGGCTAAAAATTTAGATTACTCTCGCCAATTTCCCCTGAGCCAATAATTATGTACATCATCTGAAAAGCTTGTAAAATCTGGCTCATACAGCTAGGGGAAGTTGTTAAGGTTGGGGAATCCCCGAACTTTGTGTAACTGAATTAATAATATTATCTTAACTTTTTACTAACTGAATATTTACTTTTAATATTTTAAGACTATGGTAAGTTCTGCTAGGTAATAAATACTTTTTTCTATTAGCTAGCGCTCGGAAAGATATTTGTGTATATAGAACCTAAAGTCTATCAAAGTAGAACTTATTTGTTATGCAATAGTCACAAATTTGCTTAAAATTTTGGTTTTGTGGTTCGTTGTAGAGCGATTCACTAATTCTTTTTAGCTGCAATAAAACTCATAAACTTTATGCAATCTCAACCTCCAATTAAATTTAACCGTCGGCAGTTTTTAATAAGTTCAGCCCTCACAGGTGGTAGCATCATCGCTAACAATGTGTTATCAAAATCAAGAGTTTTTGCGCAAGCGCCTGCCATTATTACATCGGAAAAAGTGCGTCCTGGCATACCTTATGGCATAGCCTGCGGTGACATTAGCGATGATAGCGCTATTATTTGGAGTCGAAGCGATCGCCCCGCACGCATGATTGTAGAATACTCTACTAACGAAGCGTTCCGGCGCGTGCAGCGTGTTTTCGGGCCGAATGCTTTGGAAGATAGCGACTTTACCGCCAGGCTAAATCTCGAAAACTTACCCCCAGGTCAGCAGATATTTTATCGCGTAATTTTCCAAAATTTATCAGATCCAAATATATACAGCGCTCCGGTTGCAGGTACTTTCCGAACTCCCGCCAAACAACGGCGAGATATATTCTTTGGTTGGGGAGGAGATACCGCAGGTCAGGGATGGGGTATTAATCCCGATTTTGGTGGGATGAAAATTTACGAAACCATCCGCAAACTCAATCCCGACTTTTTCATTCATTCTGGCGACAATATTTACGCAGATGGCCCAATTCAATCACAAGTAACGCTTGATGATGGCAGCATCTGGAAAAATATTACCACCCCAGAAAAATCAAAAGTAGCAGAAACTCTCACAGAATTTCGTGGTAACTATATATACAATTTGCTAGATGAAAATATTCGACGCTTTAATGCTGAAGTTCCCATACTCGTGCAGTGGGACGACCACGAAGTGAGGAACAATTGGTATCCTGGGCAGGTTATCGTAAATGACGATCGCTATAAGGTAAAGGATGTTTCTTTGCTAGCTGAAAGAGCAAGGCAAGCATTTTTAGAATATATGCCCATAAGCTATAAAAACGATCGAACAGACAAAGCTAAAATTTATCGCTCTTTCAGCTATGGGCCATTATTAGACATTTTTATGTTAGATGAGCGTACCTACCGCGGGCCAAACACTGAAAATCGCCAAACAGTACAAACCAAAGACACAGACTTTTTAGGTAGCAAACAAATACGTTGGTTGAAACAGCAATTGCTCAAATCAAAAGCAACCTGGAAAGTAATTGCTAGTGATATGCCTTTAGGGTTGATAGTTCGAGATGGTAGCACTAACTTTGAAGCTTGGGCAAATGGAGATGGCCCAGCCTTAGGAAGAGAACTCGAACTCGCCGATCTACTACGTTTTATTAAACGGAACTATATTAAAAATGTTGTGTGGTTAACTGCTGATGTGCATTACGCCGCAGCCCACTATTACGATCCAGGTAAAGCACAGTTTACCGACTTCAAGCCTTTTTGGGAATTTGTCGCCGGGCCTCTCAATTCAGGTACATTTGGGCCGAACCAACTAGAAAATACTTTTGGGCCGCAATTGAAGTTTGTTAGTATTCCCTCAGGTACAAAAGCAAATCGACCTCCAAGTGAAGGTTTGCAATTCTTTGGTACAGTCAAAATCAATAGTTATACAAATGTGATGACAGTAGCATTGCTTAACTTGAAAGGGGAAACTCTCTACAGTGTCGATTTACCTCCAGAAAAATAAATCGCTAGCTACAATTAGCATCTTGGAACTAGACTGAGTTTTGACACAGAAGCGAAAAAAGCGATCGCAGTCTTAATAATAGGAGTTAATGCATTAACAATATAAGGCGATGCATTAACAACGCGTCGCCCTGCATTAACAACGCGCCCCCCCGCGTTAACAACACGCCGCCCTGTATTAACAACACGCCGCCATGTATTAACAACGCGCCGCCCCGCATTAACAACGCGCCGCCATGTATTAACAACGCGCCGCCCCGCATTAACAACGCGCCGCCCCGCATTAACAACGCGCCGCCATGTATTAACAACGCGCCGCCCCGCATTAACAATACACAAGACTGCGTTAAGACTTTCAGGGAAGTTGCTAAACTTGGATAATTCCCCGAACTTTGTCCAGTCCAAGAAATACAGCGATGGCAAGACCGAGTTATGGCCCAGAAGCAAAAAAGCGATCGCGGCGCTTATTAGAAGTATTGTTAGCTTACGCTAATGATGCGATCGCCTGTAGGGATGAAGCAACTTTAGATGCATTGCGTCCGCAAATTCAAACTCGTTGGTTGTCTGAAAATAGATTGGTTGTCAGAACGAAAGTGCGATTTTTGCAAGCATTGACAACTTTGGCGTCGGGGGAAGAACAGTTAAACATTGAACAAATCAAAGAAGCTTTAAAGCGATTTGCAGATTTCTTAGAAATTCTTGAAGATAATCGTCCATCTCGCAGTGGTTCGGAAACTTGGCATTTTACTCTCAAGTTATGGCATCAACGCCAAGATATCGAAGCTAATTTACAAAAATTTGATGTCGAATGGGAACGCCGCAGGCCGGAGAAGTCGAAGCAGGTAGCGGGGGATTTGGAGACAAGGGGACAAGGGGGACAAGGAGGACAGGGAGGAGAAAGTTTTTCTTCATCTTCCTCATCTCCTTCAAACCTTGATTGGCAGAAGCTTTGCTGTCACGCTTTAAAAGCGCAAAATCATCAACGACTCACAACCAATCCTCTCACCAGCGCTGATGGTGTTAGTTTTGAGTTGGATCAAGTTTACGTACCTTTGGGATTGGTAGAACGCAAACATCGCCTGCGTCAGCGTGGTGATGTAACTCCGCAAGAAGGTTCGCGGTTATATGAACCAGAAGATGCGGAAATTACCCAGATTTTCAATCGTGAGGAATTTCTCCAACAACTACTAGGCGAACAACAAAATCAGCGCATTGCAATTGTTGGAGAACCAGGAGCTGGAAAAACTACTTTACTACAGAAAATTGCTGCATGGGTTTTAAATAATACTGAAGATTTGCCCATCTGGATTGATTTGGCAGACTTACAAGGTAAGAGTTTAGAGCAGTATTTAATTCAAGATTGGCTACCTACAGCTTTTCGCAAGCTACGGGTTCCCGAAGAAATCGAGGAAGCATTCTGCGAACAGTTTAATCAAGGAAGAGTTTGGCTACTGTTAGATGCAGTGGATGAAATGGCTTTAGAATCTAGCCAAGCCTTAAGTAAAATTGCCAGTTATCTCACAGGTTGGGTAGCAGATGCAAGAATAATTTTGACCTGTCGGCTGAATGTTTGGGATGGGGGTAAAAATGCGCTGCAATCTTTTCACACCTATCGCAACCTAAATTTTAGTTATGGCGAAGCAGATGCTTTTCGTTCTCAACCTGCATACAACCAAGTTGGAGAATTTATCCGGCGATGGTTTCAAGATAACCCCGCTTGTGGAGAGAGTTTACAAGCAGAGTTAGACCAACCAGAACGGCGACGGCTGAAGGATGCGGTGAAAAATCCTCTGCGATTAGCTTTATTGTGTCGTACTTGGGGACTAGCGCAGGGAAGTTTACCCACAACCAAAGCAATGCTGTACGAACAGTTTGTAGAGGCGATTTATGAGTGGAAGCAAGACCGCTTTCCCACGACTTTAGCACAGCGACAGCAGTTAAATCGAGGGTTGGGAGAATTAGCACTATTAGCCATAGCCCAAGGAAAAACTAAGTTTCGTTTGCGACATCGCTTTGTTTGTCAGGTATTGGGATCTTCTGATGATGGCTTATTTCAATTGGCATTACAGTTAGGTTGGCTCAATCAGGTTGGGATATCAGAAACTCAAGGAGAAAAGGTTTATGCTTTTTACCATCCTACGTTTCAAGAATATTTTGCGGCACAAGCTGTTAACGATTGGCATTTCTTCTTAAATCACACATCAGATAGCCCCAGTTACCGCATCTTTGCACCCCAATGGCGAGAAGTAATTTTGCTGTGGCTAGGTCGGGATGAGATTCCCCAGGCGCACAAAGAAGAATTTATCCAAGCGTTAATTGAGTTTCCTGACGATTGCGGCGGATATTATCGCCATCAAGCTTATTTTGTCGCCGCCCAAGGAATTGCTGAGTTTGCAGATTGTGCAAAAGCGGATGAAATAGTTGAACAATTAGTAGAGTGGCGTTTTGGCTATTGCGAGTTTCAAGACCAAGATAAAAATCAAAAGCCGTTGAGATATCCAGCACCAATTGTTGAGTGTGCGCGAGTAGCGTTGTTAAAAACCGATCGCCCAAAAGCGATCGCCGCTTTAGAAAAATTCATTAAATCCAGCCAAAACGATTTCGACATTTGGAATGCAGCTTACAGCTTGGGAAAGGTTTTCGATCCGGGAAACAAAATTGCGATCGCCGCATTAGAACAACTCGCCAACAATCTCCGCTATGAATCAATTCGCTGGCAAGCTGCTTATAGTTTAGGAAGAGTTGAACCAGGAAACAAAATTGCGATCGCTGCTTTGATTGAAATTATCGAGTCTACCAAGAATGAATCTACCCGTCGCAAAGCCGCTTATAGTTTAGGAAAAATCGATGCCAACAATGCAGTAGCAATCTCCACACTTAAAGAAATCGCTGAATACGCAATCGATTTATCTCAAAAGCGACAAGCAAGAGAAAATTTAGCCACCCTTTATGGAGATGAATCTCACATTGATGGCAAGATAGAAAGCAGTGCAAAAAATACTTCTCTATCCTCAGATTTTCACTCCAAGAGACGAAGTACTAGAAAACAACAATCTACACCAAATAATTACTCTATCAACACCAAAATTGCAGAATTACTCAGAGGTATTAACTCATCAGAGAATGAAGATACCAAAAGGCGAAAAGCTCATAAATTGGCACAGCTTGAGCCAGGAAATTTAGTAGCATTCACAACATTATTGCACTTGATAAAATCAACTCAAAGTGCAAACCTTCGCAAACGTACAGCAGATAATTTAAAAGAAATTTTACTCAGCGAACAGTTCCCCGAAGTAATTACATCTTTAAAGTATTACTGCGATAAATTTATCGATCGTGAATTAGAATTATGCCAGGATTGTTATAAACTGATGTGGCACTGTGCAGAAAATATGGATTACTTAGAGTTTTACCGAGTTTGGCATTCGTAAATTCAAATTCCTTCAGCCAATGGATGATGTTATTGTTCTTGACTTGGCTTGCCCAATACCTAATACCGTTTCACTTTAATATTAATACACATAGGCAGCAGGGGGGCAGGGTGCAGGGGGAAAGAATTAGAGATTCATCATGTGTATCAGGTGTTTCGTGAAATGGTATAACAAAGTATTTTTAGGGTTAGCAATGCCCACCATAGCCTAGATCCTACGTATTATTTATTTAAGCGTCTGTCGCATTCTTTTTTTTAATTGATATTAGTATTATTTAATTTTTCAAATATCACTTTCAGTCTTAGATTGTTTTTTGTTAAATTGATTGTCCAGTAATACTATTACAGATTTACTGTCTAGGGGCTTGGAGAAGAAATAGCCCTGACCATATTCACAACCCAACATCTGCAATTTTTTTTGTTGGGCTTCTGTTTCTACACCTTCAGCAATCACATCCATACCCAAGATATGACTAAGCATAATAATTGTTTGCACAATCGCCATATCTTCCTCTGTTTCTCCCATGCGATTTACAAAGGAGCGATCTACTTTTAATGTATTCACAGGAAAGCGATGTAAATAACTTAAAGAGGAATATCCTGTACCAAAATCATCAATACTTAAACGTATATTCAAAGTTCTCAGTTTCAGTAAGATGCTGATTGCTGCTTCAACATCTTTCATTGCTACACTTTCGGTAATTTCTAATTTTACATTTCGCCCATCTAATCCTGTTGCTTGAAGAGTCTGCTCGACAAATTCAACCAAATCCGGTTGTGTCAACTGTTGTCCAGAGAGATTAATACTCATAGTTAATGGTGGATCTGTAGGGTATAAAGCCTGCCAAACAGACAATTGACGACAGGCTTCTTGTAAAATCCACTTACCCAAGGGAATAATTAGCCCCGTGTCTTCTGCAATGGTAATGAACTCTACTGGCGAAATGAATCCATGCTGAGGATGTTGCCACCGTACAAGCGCTTCAAAACCAACAATCAAACCATCTGCTATCGATACAATTGGCTGATATTGAAGATAAAACTCCTGCATTTCTAAGGCATGACGGAGGTCTATTTCTAGCTGAAAACGCTTTACAGCTTGGATATGCATACCTGTGGCAAAGACCTCATGACGGGCTTTACCTAAGTCCTTAGCTCGATACATTGCTGTGTGTGCATCTCGCAGCAAATCTTCTGGTTTATGACTAAGTTCTGTCTGATTGAAGGCTATACCGATACTAATGGTCATAAAAATCTCTTGTTCATTTTCCTCAAAGACAAAGGCCATTTCTTGTTGTAACTGGTCAGCCAAACTAGTAGCTTCGTTTGTATCGGTAATATTTGCTAGTAAAATAGCAAACTCATCGCCGCCAACTCTGGCGAGAATTCCTTTATTTCTTGTATAGGTTTTTAATCTTTGAGTGAATTTGACTAATAATTGATCCCCAGTATGGTGGCTAAAACTCTCATTGATCGTTTTGAAGCGATCGATATCTAAAAAAAACACAGCAAAGCGAGCATTTTGGTGATATTTTGTAACTGCGATCGCTGTTTTCAAATATTTTAAAAACTGAGCCTGATTAGGTAAACCTGTGAGCGCATCATAATATGTATTATAAAATTGTTTGTAAGCAATAATACTTACACCTGTTGCGATCGATGCCAATGCTGGCGGTAATATAGGTATCCAACCTGCTTGAGAAAACACGCTCAAGCAAATGCTAAATAGGGCTACTAAAGACAGTCCTGCTAATACTAATAAAGTTAGCGGATGTCGAAATCTCCATGCTACAAACCCACCTATTAAACTCCATATCCACACCCACGCAGCTTCTACCCATTCCGGCCAAAACCAAAATAGTGGCTTTTGATCTAGGGTGGTGCTGAGAAGTTGGCTCACAAGTTGAGCGTGCAGTGTTACTCCTGACATAACATAGTCTGCTGAGTTACCTGCACTATAAGGAGTAAAAAATACATCTTTTAAACTAGGAGCACTTGTACCAATGAGTACTACTTTGTCCTTAACCCAGATAGGGTCAAAATTACCCTGCAACACATCAGTAAATGTCACCTCCTGAGCTACTTGTTTAGCAGAACGGTAGGAAATTAGCACTTGATAACCTAAGCTATCAATATTTTGGTATCCACCTGCATCAGAAGATATAGGTTTAAATACAGTTTTTCCTAAGAGCAGGACATCCGGTGTAATTTTGAGCGAAATACCTCGATCTGCTAAATATTTCTGGCTGACGCGCAAAGAGAAAGAGTAAAATTTTTCCTGACCTTGATAAGCATAAATTAAATTACGACGTACTTTCCCATCTGGGTCAGTTAGCAAGTCGTTAAAGCCAACTTGTTCTGTAGATATACCAGGGAGAGTAGAAACCTCTTCTGCGTCTCGATCGCCAAGATTTTTAATAGTAATTACATTCGGTTTTTGAAGTTCTTGAAGCAGAGCTTGATAACCTGGTGGTTGAGGCATATCGCGATACAAATCTAAGCCAATTACTTTGGGTTTAGCTTGTTGTAGCTTTTGTAATGCTTGGGAAAGAATAGCATCCGACAAAGGCCATTGTTTCTGCTTTTTAATATCAGCTTCTGTAATTTTGACAATTAACATTCTTGGATCTGGTTCAGCATCTGGTTGGAGACGCACCATTTGATCGAAGGCAACTAATTCCAAGAATTGAAGCCCACCAAGCTGTCTGACGCCGAGGATGAATCCGGTTGTAATAATACTGGCAGCGATCGCATATTGCTTTAAACTCAAGGTTGGCAATGGACGTTTAAAAGCAGTTTTTGCAGATGTTAGAGGAAAAAACTTTTTAAATAACTTACTAATCATAAAAAATTTACTTTACTCTCAAATTAGTTATTTAAATAAAAACTATTTTATTTGGATTAAATGAAAATCGATCTTATGCGATATCCTACTAATCTGGCACTATAAATATAAAATATTTGTAAAATCAAATTGCCTACAAATATATAAACATTAGATAGGAAAAATTAAATATAGTGGATAATACTGAAATCAGTTATTAATTTTCTAGAAAGAATATTCAAATAACTAGGTAATATAACAGGTAAAAGCCTTGAGATCGGAGGGAAAATGACCATCTCAAGGCTTTGATCGGCGATCGCTCTAGGTAAGTGAAAATACTGCAATTAGCGGTCTTTGAGGATTTTGATATTGAAAGGCGGTTCTTGTGCGATCGCATTCAATTTCTCAGACTTTAATAGCTCTGTCCAACTAGCAGCTAGCTTGGAATCATGAGGTTTAGCAGACAACAGTTCTGCTACAGTAGCTAGTGCATCTTGCCACAGTCCGGCTTTGGCATATAGATTAGCACGCTCTCCTAGCGATGCCTGTTCTACCTTTTTAGCAAGATTTGAGTCAATAGCTACTCGTTTAATCCACCCATGCACAACAATATCATTGGCTCTATTTTCAGGATCGCAAATTATTGATAAGTACCAACGATATGTCTTACCTGTGACAAGTGGTGGTAAGGATGCAGAATCAAGCAACTTAAGATTGATAATTTCTCCAGAATCATTTTTAGTCTCAGAACCGTTTTTCGTGAAAGTTTTTTCATACACTGATTGACGGCTATCATCTTGAAGCACAAACTCTATTGTTGTTGGCTGAGAAATTTGGGGAAGATAGAACAAGATGTTTGGATAAGCTTGTTGTGTTAATGCCAAATTGCTTTCTGGAACCAATGCCATTAATTGTCCAGCGCTACTGGAACATTCTCCCCGTGTTCCACCCCCAACTCTGCGTCCAGGCAAGCCTTCTCTTGACCCTGGTTCAGTAGCAGTTACCTGCTGTGAAAAAGTATAGGAGAAGGTCAACAGCGATGTTAAACATATAGCAGCCAAGGCTTTGGTATTCATGGTTATGTTCATCTGTTTCAAGGTTCATTGAATAATTTTTTATTTATCCTTATTTAACAAATACTATATTTATTACTAATCTGCTAGATAAAAATCTCGATATTTTATAGCGTTTTCATATAGAAAAATAAATCTTTTATTTAAATAAACTAAGTACATTTTCTTAAGTAATACCTACAACATTACTGCCACATTCTACTATTTGTATTTTGGTAATCAGACTGATATTTACTGAACATAAATTATTCGTAAGAAGATAATATTTTTTGCCATATCCATCTGTCGCATGATTTTTTAACTTTAGCTTGCTATTGAGGTTTTTGGTGTTCGCTTGCAGAATCTCATGAGGCGATCGCTCCATCGGCTGTATCGATACATTGAGAAAAAAAATTTAGTTATATTTAGCAATATTTACTTTAAAAAGTTAATTCTATAAATTAATATTTGAATTAATAAACAGAATTCAGAATTTAATTATGTGCAACTGACAAAGTTAAATCTCCTACTAATTGATTCTGGCTTCTTCTTCAATAAAAAAATCAAAATTTTCTACATCTGCACTTTTGTAAATTAAGTGTATATCAGCCGAGCGACATCTAAAAGCGCAATTATTCTGATAAGATAATTGCAAAACTTAACTACATGTTTATAAAAATTTCACAGCAAACGAAAGCTTTAGTTATACTTTATACTAAAAGTTTTTACTAGTTTAAATTTACTTCTCAAAAAGCTCTAATTCAAATGAATGTAGTTAACGAGCGTTATTAAATTAAGTAACATTCAATACTTCAACTACTTCGTATTATCTTAAAAAAATAATTATTTTTACTTAGTTAATATCTATCTTTAGCTGAAAGTTTAAATTTTTTAAGCAAAATTATTACTATCTTTAAACTGTAGTGCATTAATCAAGTATGGACAAAGTATGATATTAGCCAATTTTTTCATTTTTGAAAAAATCCCAGAGAAGATGTTAGTTAAACGCTATCTCAGGGCAATATAAAACCATAAGTAAAAATTTAGGTTATATTGCTCTATGCGGAGTTTATTTTATGGTTTATCAGGGTGATGCGTCAGGTCAGCAGTCTAAACAACAGCGTGCATTTAACAAAAACTCACGCAATGTGATGGAAATGCTAGTTGTAGAGGAAGTAGAGCAACAATTCCAAGCTTTACCCGCTAAAACTGCCAAATACACTAATCCATCTGAGGTAATTGCTTATGCCTTAAATCGTCTGCCTGCTCTGTATGCTACTAGCAAGCGAGGATGGCAGCGGCAATGGCATCGAGGAAAAACCGATTTGCACCAGCAAATTGTTACAGCTGTCAGGCAAGGAATTATGGCTGTGCAACGCGATCCTCTACGCAGCGAAGGCCCCCTAAGTTTTGAGGAAGAGAATGCCGCACTGGCTGCTTTGCAAAATCTCAAAGTCTTGCTTCAACGTGAGGACTTATCCTGGGATAACTTAAATGATGTAGTTGAGCAAACTTTATTAGATACATTGCGAGGGAGGATCACCTGGCGTCAACCTGGGCATTTAGACGAAGAAATCTTCGACTGGGAGAAGCATCCACACTATCAACATGGATAAATT
The genomic region above belongs to Calothrix sp. NIES-2098 and contains:
- a CDS encoding GTP-binding protein HSR1-related protein, which gives rise to MVRLKIWQWVVLATPIAFIITFLLVAAGSQIHAWGINWIWAVFTLIFVGWRWLLVTWTRPEVEQLEAALAQVSEELASAAETNQLPAGNDATSQAQAALNEVLQAAQNDRPIWEDWSTFWTRCQNLVVAIAHIYHPEVKYPLLNIYVTQAYGLIRGTVDDLDQWIQKLSPALNQVTVGQAYQAYEVYRKLEPSARKLFQAWNWAQWLLNPAAAFAKKASQSYTNQANQQLLVNLSQMLREAALRNLCRQAIALYSGSTLPTAEFSSPTPTLPNAKTQTLREILTQAEPTEVVVQKPVNILLVGRTGSGKSSLINTLFQSELAAVDVLPSTDRVQNYQWQTSSNETLTLWDTPGYEQVNRADFRELVLDYATKADLLMLVTPALDPALQMDVDFLKDMKAEVTDLPVITIVTQVDRLRPIREWQPPYDWEWGDRPKEISIREATQYRAQLLGDFSNLVLPVVTADSKTNRPAWGIEALSLGLVEAIAPAKQLRLARFLRNLEARTVAAAKIIDNYTFQMATTQGLTSLLKSPVLQFISTLSTGSPTLAYLLAEKIPVEQLPIVIGKLQMAYELFSLLNTGDSSKPNFDLLALWPLLLENTTPSDSNAWAFGHAVVEYWTQNLTVEQLQERFNYYLSTRK
- a CDS encoding alkaline phosphatase, with protein sequence MQSQPPIKFNRRQFLISSALTGGSIIANNVLSKSRVFAQAPAIITSEKVRPGIPYGIACGDISDDSAIIWSRSDRPARMIVEYSTNEAFRRVQRVFGPNALEDSDFTARLNLENLPPGQQIFYRVIFQNLSDPNIYSAPVAGTFRTPAKQRRDIFFGWGGDTAGQGWGINPDFGGMKIYETIRKLNPDFFIHSGDNIYADGPIQSQVTLDDGSIWKNITTPEKSKVAETLTEFRGNYIYNLLDENIRRFNAEVPILVQWDDHEVRNNWYPGQVIVNDDRYKVKDVSLLAERARQAFLEYMPISYKNDRTDKAKIYRSFSYGPLLDIFMLDERTYRGPNTENRQTVQTKDTDFLGSKQIRWLKQQLLKSKATWKVIASDMPLGLIVRDGSTNFEAWANGDGPALGRELELADLLRFIKRNYIKNVVWLTADVHYAAAHYYDPGKAQFTDFKPFWEFVAGPLNSGTFGPNQLENTFGPQLKFVSIPSGTKANRPPSEGLQFFGTVKINSYTNVMTVALLNLKGETLYSVDLPPEK
- a CDS encoding diguanylate cyclase/phosphodiesterase with Chase sensor; amino-acid sequence: MISKLFKKFFPLTSAKTAFKRPLPTLSLKQYAIAASIITTGFILGVRQLGGLQFLELVAFDQMVRLQPDAEPDPRMLIVKITEADIKKQKQWPLSDAILSQALQKLQQAKPKVIGLDLYRDMPQPPGYQALLQELQKPNVITIKNLGDRDAEEVSTLPGISTEQVGFNDLLTDPDGKVRRNLIYAYQGQEKFYSFSLRVSQKYLADRGISLKITPDVLLLGKTVFKPISSDAGGYQNIDSLGYQVLISYRSAKQVAQEVTFTDVLQGNFDPIWVKDKVVLIGTSAPSLKDVFFTPYSAGNSADYVMSGVTLHAQLVSQLLSTTLDQKPLFWFWPEWVEAAWVWIWSLIGGFVAWRFRHPLTLLVLAGLSLVALFSICLSVFSQAGWIPILPPALASIATGVSIIAYKQFYNTYYDALTGLPNQAQFLKYLKTAIAVTKYHQNARFAVFFLDIDRFKTINESFSHHTGDQLLVKFTQRLKTYTRNKGILARVGGDEFAILLANITDTNEATSLADQLQQEMAFVFEENEQEIFMTISIGIAFNQTELSHKPEDLLRDAHTAMYRAKDLGKARHEVFATGMHIQAVKRFQLEIDLRHALEMQEFYLQYQPIVSIADGLIVGFEALVRWQHPQHGFISPVEFITIAEDTGLIIPLGKWILQEACRQLSVWQALYPTDPPLTMSINLSGQQLTQPDLVEFVEQTLQATGLDGRNVKLEITESVAMKDVEAAISILLKLRTLNIRLSIDDFGTGYSSLSYLHRFPVNTLKVDRSFVNRMGETEEDMAIVQTIIMLSHILGMDVIAEGVETEAQQKKLQMLGCEYGQGYFFSKPLDSKSVIVLLDNQFNKKQSKTESDI